The genomic interval CAACTTGAGAAACAAAAAAAGCAAGCCCAACCCCGCAAATAACCAGACCTGCGGAACGTAATCTATCCGACTTTGGCTGACTTTCACTTCCCTGGCTAAAAACAATAGCTTTGCCCACCCAAAATGCACCCAGCGATACAACCAGTTGGATCACGGTAAAGCCCGCCAAATAAGCGAACAGGGGAGTCATTTCGGCACCAAAGATCGATTCGCCATAGGCATAACCATGAAACAAACCCGCAACTGCTGATAATCCTATAACCCAACCTGTCCCCAGGCTCTCCTTCATGGCAAGCAAAATCCCAAATACCAAAATTGAGCCAGAAACAAACAACTCAACCCCTGGGATACTCAGCTGTAGCAGGTGCAACCCAGTCCCCACCATAGCAGCCAGCACAAACGCAACTGGAATCAGAATTCCCTGCCTTCTTGCAACAGCCAGCAGACCGATCGCCACAATAAACGCAAAGTGATCAGGCCCAATCAATGGATGAGCGATTCCAGAAATGAACCCTTCGAAAAAACTAGATGGCATCCTGCCACCCATTGCGTGGTGAGCCAGCGCGGGAGTGGTTACGAATAATAAAGCAAAGACTGGAACAACCAGCAATCCCACTTGATGCAGGAGATTGT from Kovacikia minuta CCNUW1 carries:
- a CDS encoding HupE/UreJ family protein, encoding MNTFKVSRWVRSNNLLHQVGLLVVPVFALLFVTTPALAHHAMGGRMPSSFFEGFISGIAHPLIGPDHFAFIVAIGLLAVARRQGILIPVAFVLAAMVGTGLHLLQLSIPGVELFVSGSILVFGILLAMKESLGTGWVIGLSAVAGLFHGYAYGESIFGAEMTPLFAYLAGFTVIQLVVSLGAFWVGKAIVFSQGSESQPKSDRLRSAGLVICGVGLAFFVSQVVNILFPVPHA